A section of the Dehalobacter sp. DCM genome encodes:
- a CDS encoding tyrosine-type recombinase/integrase, which produces MVAGHLQEKNGNFYIVLNYTNHEGKRKSKWITTGLTVKGNKKRAQDLLQEARKNFVPEIPTPTEDMLFHAFLEQWLEIAKSTIQLSTYASYAGMCKSPILPYFKEKAIKLIDLKPKDIQDFYTLQLKRVKASTVIHYHSVIHKALKYAVKIELIPVNPASKIERPRQERFVGSFYDSHEVNQLFELVRGTNLELPVLLGAFYGLRRSEIVGLKWSAIDFNSNSLVVKHTVTSFNIDGKHIIHASDSTKNKSSMRTLPLVPAFKEKLLAAKEQQEINRKLCGRSYSKDYLDYICVNEMGVRLRPGYLTTAFPKLLENNGLRRIRFHDLRHSCASLLLANNVSMKQIQDWLGHSDFSTTANIYAHLDYNSKLSSAQAMIEGLNFVIETAKEVEKNNDSV; this is translated from the coding sequence ATGGTAGCAGGACACCTGCAAGAAAAAAACGGTAATTTCTATATTGTACTGAACTACACTAACCATGAAGGTAAACGCAAGAGCAAATGGATCACAACCGGCTTGACCGTCAAGGGAAACAAGAAAAGGGCTCAGGATCTTCTCCAGGAGGCAAGAAAGAACTTCGTTCCCGAAATCCCCACACCGACAGAAGATATGCTCTTTCATGCTTTTCTTGAACAGTGGCTGGAGATCGCCAAAAGTACAATTCAGCTTTCAACTTACGCAAGCTATGCTGGAATGTGCAAATCGCCAATCCTCCCATACTTTAAGGAAAAGGCAATCAAACTGATTGATCTGAAGCCGAAGGATATCCAGGATTTTTACACGCTACAGCTGAAGCGAGTGAAGGCCAGCACAGTGATTCATTATCACTCCGTAATTCATAAAGCGCTGAAGTATGCCGTTAAGATTGAGCTGATTCCGGTCAACCCGGCCAGCAAGATAGAACGGCCCCGACAGGAGCGATTTGTCGGTAGCTTCTATGACAGCCATGAAGTAAATCAACTTTTTGAATTAGTGAGAGGAACGAATCTTGAACTTCCAGTCCTTTTGGGAGCATTTTACGGATTGCGCAGAAGTGAGATTGTAGGTCTCAAGTGGAGCGCCATCGACTTCAATAGTAATTCATTAGTGGTAAAGCACACCGTCACATCATTTAACATTGATGGTAAACACATCATCCATGCATCGGACTCTACAAAAAACAAGTCCAGCATGAGGACACTGCCATTGGTTCCAGCTTTCAAAGAGAAACTTCTTGCAGCTAAAGAGCAGCAGGAAATCAATCGGAAACTTTGCGGAAGATCCTATAGTAAAGATTACCTGGACTATATTTGTGTCAACGAAATGGGTGTCAGGCTTCGGCCAGGATACTTGACGACAGCTTTCCCAAAGCTTTTGGAGAACAATGGACTCAGAAGGATACGCTTCCACGATCTCAGACACAGTTGCGCCAGCTTGCTGCTGGCAAACAACGTTTCGATGAAGCAGATTCAAGATTGGCTTGGCCATAGCGACTTTTCAACGACAGCTAATATCTATGCTCACCTGGATTACAATTCGAAGCTTTCTTCAGCACAAGCCATGATCGAGGGATTGAATTTCGTAATTGAAACAGCAAAGGAGGTGGAGAAAAATAATGATTCAGTCTGA
- a CDS encoding helix-turn-helix domain-containing protein, whose protein sequence is MSNTLSSKEAYSLMLKDYPDVMNIDQMCEILGVSTKTGYKLLKNGEVTFVKIGRNYRIPKAHIISYLRVGNEQPSI, encoded by the coding sequence ATGAGCAATACTTTATCCAGCAAGGAAGCCTACAGCCTCATGCTCAAAGATTATCCCGACGTGATGAATATTGATCAAATGTGTGAAATCCTTGGTGTCAGCACCAAGACAGGTTATAAGCTACTGAAAAATGGTGAAGTGACCTTTGTCAAAATTGGGCGTAACTATCGCATCCCCAAAGCGCACATCATATCATATCTCAGAGTCGGTAATGAGCAGCCATCAATTTGA
- a CDS encoding sigma factor-like helix-turn-helix DNA-binding protein: MKKINLREVYPFYENDCFVMVDDEIAEIFEESKRKELNYQRKVHWNKAHYSLDRDDGIEHESIFVSMSPYEIYERKMTKQELHAAISNLPDIQAKRIYAFYFLEMSKSEIAHAEGVSVKAVCKSIAQALRSLEKDLKNFDE; the protein is encoded by the coding sequence ATGAAAAAGATAAATCTGCGGGAAGTATACCCGTTTTATGAGAATGACTGTTTTGTCATGGTTGATGATGAGATCGCTGAAATCTTCGAAGAATCTAAACGCAAAGAACTGAACTACCAGAGAAAGGTTCACTGGAATAAAGCTCACTATTCACTGGATCGGGATGATGGGATCGAGCATGAATCAATTTTTGTCTCCATGTCACCCTATGAGATCTATGAGCGGAAGATGACGAAGCAGGAACTCCATGCTGCCATTTCCAATCTGCCGGACATCCAGGCCAAACGAATCTATGCTTTCTATTTTCTAGAGATGAGCAAGTCAGAAATTGCCCACGCAGAAGGTGTCAGTGTTAAGGCCGTTTGCAAGTCGATTGCTCAGGCACTGAGAAGTCTAGAAAAAGATTTAAAAAATTTTGATGAATAG
- the dinB gene encoding DNA polymerase IV: protein MKNERAILHSDLNSFYASVEIMLNPALRDKAIAVCGSTEDRHGIVLAKSEKAKKAGIKTGMVNWEAKQKCPDLLMVPPQYDQYLKYSKLTREIYQRFTDQVEPYGMDECWLDVTGSQGVCGNDLSIAEEIRRTTREELGLTVSIGVSYNKIFAKLGSDMKKPDAITVIRRDDYQEKVWLLPVSDLFYVGRATDRKLSRYGIRTIGELAKAPRDFLRSTLGKNGEMLWFFANGEDQSRVMKNDFYSPVKSIGHGTTCTSDLENNDEVWKVMLHLTQDISHRLRVHDMKANGVQITVKDKDLSYRQYQMQLPMATQSPMEIALAAKYLFEIHNDWHTYVRAVTVRAINLEPKFMPQQLMLFDDAARWARLEKLDDTIETIRNRYGKWSIYSASLLDSIKTPGVSSHEVIMPGIMYA from the coding sequence ATGAAAAACGAGCGAGCAATTCTGCACAGTGACTTGAATAGCTTTTATGCATCGGTAGAAATCATGCTGAATCCAGCACTTCGGGACAAAGCAATCGCGGTCTGCGGCTCCACGGAAGATCGCCACGGTATTGTACTGGCCAAATCAGAAAAGGCAAAAAAGGCTGGTATCAAGACTGGCATGGTCAACTGGGAAGCCAAACAGAAATGCCCGGATCTTCTGATGGTACCTCCCCAGTACGATCAATACCTGAAGTATTCCAAACTCACCCGGGAGATTTATCAGCGTTTCACGGATCAGGTTGAGCCCTATGGCATGGATGAATGCTGGCTTGATGTGACAGGAAGCCAGGGTGTCTGCGGAAATGATCTTTCTATCGCTGAGGAGATCCGGCGAACCACTCGGGAAGAGCTCGGACTCACCGTCAGCATTGGCGTCTCCTACAACAAGATCTTTGCCAAGCTTGGCAGCGACATGAAAAAACCTGATGCCATTACCGTCATCCGTCGGGACGATTATCAGGAGAAGGTTTGGCTTCTGCCTGTATCAGATCTTTTCTATGTTGGCAGAGCTACAGACAGGAAGCTGTCTCGCTACGGTATCCGGACAATTGGAGAATTGGCTAAAGCGCCAAGAGACTTCTTGCGGAGCACTCTGGGGAAAAACGGTGAGATGCTTTGGTTCTTTGCCAACGGAGAGGACCAGTCCAGAGTGATGAAAAACGACTTTTATTCCCCGGTTAAGTCCATCGGACACGGCACAACCTGTACCTCTGATCTGGAGAACAATGATGAGGTCTGGAAAGTAATGCTCCACCTAACCCAGGACATTAGTCACCGTCTTCGTGTTCATGACATGAAAGCTAATGGCGTTCAGATCACTGTAAAGGACAAAGACCTATCCTATCGTCAATATCAGATGCAGCTGCCCATGGCGACCCAAAGCCCCATGGAGATCGCCCTGGCAGCAAAATATCTGTTTGAAATACACAACGACTGGCATACATATGTGAGGGCTGTTACAGTACGCGCTATCAACCTGGAACCTAAGTTCATGCCCCAGCAGCTGATGCTCTTTGACGATGCTGCCAGGTGGGCTAGGCTGGAAAAATTGGATGACACCATCGAAACCATCCGCAACCGTTATGGCAAATGGTCCATCTATTCAGCATCACTGCTTGATAGCATCAAAACTCCAGGAGTCAGCAGCCATGAGGTCATCATGCCCGGAATCATGTACGCCTAG
- a CDS encoding helix-turn-helix domain-containing protein, translated as MKTFSEKTKEAREALRLNQQQLGELVGVSKRSIAAYETTDTKPRGNVARKLAAALQVSVDYLLNDEITDPKYGIEKAPYIEEARDRLGNKAAKEMNGLLDQNLALFAGGELDQEAKDAFFEAVMKAYLKCKDEARNTYSPKKKGE; from the coding sequence ATGAAAACTTTCTCAGAGAAAACCAAAGAAGCTCGTGAGGCATTAAGGCTAAATCAGCAGCAGTTGGGTGAGCTGGTCGGGGTGTCCAAGCGTTCCATTGCAGCCTATGAGACCACCGATACCAAGCCTCGCGGAAATGTTGCGCGAAAACTCGCCGCTGCTCTGCAGGTGTCTGTGGATTATTTGCTGAATGATGAAATCACCGATCCGAAATATGGCATAGAAAAAGCTCCCTACATTGAGGAAGCTCGTGATCGTTTAGGGAATAAGGCGGCCAAGGAGATGAATGGCTTACTAGATCAGAATTTGGCCCTCTTTGCCGGTGGTGAACTGGATCAGGAAGCAAAGGACGCTTTTTTCGAAGCAGTAATGAAGGCTTACTTGAAGTGTAAGGATGAAGCCAGAAATACCTATAGTCCAAAAAAGAAAGGCGAATAA
- a CDS encoding ImmA/IrrE family metallo-endopeptidase, with amino-acid sequence MRKYDESDPWKLANAMGIIVLFHPMGTTPKSCKGFFLYQSRKKQITINSELPEAIQRIILAHEIGHAVLHHDAAKMRTFHDFALYDTSSQMEYEANLFAAEYLLKDEVVRERLNEDTFFFSVAKELEVPPELLDFKFRILKLKGWQIESPILANSNFLKNLSDRGEDT; translated from the coding sequence ATGCGCAAATATGATGAATCAGATCCCTGGAAGCTGGCGAATGCTATGGGTATAATCGTATTATTTCATCCCATGGGAACAACGCCAAAATCCTGTAAGGGTTTCTTTTTGTATCAATCCAGGAAAAAGCAAATCACCATCAACAGCGAATTACCAGAAGCCATCCAAAGGATCATTCTGGCTCATGAAATCGGCCATGCAGTCCTTCACCATGACGCTGCCAAGATGAGAACCTTTCATGACTTTGCGCTCTATGATACGTCTTCACAGATGGAATACGAGGCCAATCTCTTCGCTGCTGAATATCTGCTGAAGGATGAAGTGGTTAGAGAAAGGCTGAATGAGGATACCTTCTTCTTCTCCGTCGCCAAAGAACTGGAGGTGCCACCTGAACTGCTTGATTTTAAATTCAGGATTCTCAAGTTGAAAGGATGGCAAATTGAATCACCAATCCTGGCAAACAGCAACTTTTTAAAGAATTTGTCAGATCGGGGTGAGGACACGTGA
- a CDS encoding helix-turn-helix domain-containing protein: protein MDVSYNKLFKLLIDKSMKKTDLRMATGISPNTLTKLSNNEYVSMEVLVKICRVLDCDFSDIMEIIPIKKHE, encoded by the coding sequence ATGGATGTTAGCTACAACAAATTATTCAAACTGTTAATTGATAAAAGTATGAAAAAAACAGATCTCCGTATGGCAACAGGGATTAGTCCGAACACCCTTACAAAATTGTCCAATAATGAATATGTGTCCATGGAAGTGCTTGTTAAAATTTGCCGAGTGCTTGATTGTGATTTCAGCGACATTATGGAAATCATCCCAATTAAAAAACATGAATAG
- a CDS encoding DUF1819 family protein: MARKQYSAGMVKLPFWFSEFKKMISLLNSGMSLSEIKILNLKENIFSAPTEARAKQIFNTVSTRVKALDSSFYNLFEQCDIASQKLIALIAVMESDTLFFDFMYEVYREKLIIGIDEITDSDISVFFKDKQLQNERVAKWTDHTLKTLGKSYKTVLMESSILDRTSGAKKIMKPIMDQSLELNLKNCGMEMTLRALTGVR; this comes from the coding sequence ATGGCAAGAAAACAATATAGTGCCGGAATGGTCAAACTGCCATTTTGGTTTTCAGAATTTAAGAAAATGATCAGCCTGTTGAATTCAGGGATGTCATTATCAGAAATTAAAATTTTAAATTTGAAAGAAAATATTTTTTCGGCTCCAACTGAAGCTAGGGCCAAACAAATATTCAACACGGTATCTACACGAGTAAAGGCATTAGATTCAAGCTTCTATAATTTATTTGAGCAGTGCGATATCGCAAGTCAAAAACTGATTGCACTCATTGCAGTCATGGAAAGCGATACACTGTTTTTTGATTTTATGTATGAGGTCTATCGAGAAAAGTTGATCATCGGAATCGATGAGATCACAGATAGCGATATCAGCGTGTTTTTCAAAGACAAACAATTGCAGAATGAGCGGGTTGCCAAATGGACGGATCATACACTAAAAACCCTTGGGAAAAGTTATAAAACTGTATTAATGGAATCAAGTATCTTGGATAGAACTTCAGGGGCGAAAAAAATCATGAAACCAATCATGGATCAATCCTTGGAGTTAAATCTTAAAAACTGTGGTATGGAAATGACGCTCCGTGCCTTAACGGGGGTGCGATAA
- a CDS encoding DUF1788 domain-containing protein — MASLEERLDLAERLIKSESFRQNKGLGNEVGYYVFDYPAEKELVVRERIAYMKNKNSRGTDGFELVVFDLYDIMIDILEKEGFLEQCYVFEKKKGFDRIIKAVGNLLKINDADSLIVQYIQENTPEDAVIFLVGIGKCYPILRSHKVLNNLHQTLDRVPVVLFYPGKYDGQELVLFSTIKDDNYYRAFKLVD, encoded by the coding sequence ATGGCCAGTTTGGAAGAACGACTCGACTTAGCGGAACGCTTGATCAAAAGTGAAAGCTTCCGGCAGAACAAGGGGCTTGGAAATGAAGTCGGTTACTATGTGTTTGACTATCCGGCTGAAAAAGAACTTGTGGTCAGAGAACGTATTGCCTACATGAAAAATAAAAACTCCCGGGGTACCGATGGGTTTGAGCTGGTCGTATTCGATCTTTATGACATCATGATTGATATCCTGGAAAAAGAAGGCTTTTTAGAACAGTGTTATGTGTTTGAAAAGAAAAAAGGATTCGACCGGATCATCAAAGCCGTGGGTAATCTTCTAAAGATCAATGATGCTGACAGTTTGATCGTCCAGTACATTCAGGAGAATACACCGGAAGATGCGGTAATTTTTTTGGTGGGAATCGGTAAATGCTATCCGATATTGCGATCCCATAAGGTACTCAACAATTTGCATCAAACTCTGGATCGAGTGCCGGTTGTGCTGTTCTATCCAGGGAAATACGATGGCCAGGAACTGGTCCTCTTCTCAACGATTAAAGATGATAATTACTACAGAGCCTTCAAGCTTGTAGATTAG
- the brxC gene encoding BREX system P-loop protein BrxC produces the protein MFIKDMFVKPIDRDIKGVIKVGQADDENIKQELEEYVVTRELQKHFTDFFSSYKKGINGSTDKMGVWISGFFGSGKSHFLKILSYLIENKEVNGKRALDYFIDDKKIIDPMVLADMKLAATVPTDVVLFNIDSKSEMAGKQTKDAIVSVFLKVFNEMQGFCGSIPALADLERQLTERGKYDEFKTKFEEEFGKTWIDSRNKFDFIQDTVVDVLSEMDFMSESAARNWCEKAIEPYQISIENFAKMVKEYLEHKGRNHHLVFLVDEIGQYIGDDSKLMLNLQTVTEDLGTACRGKVWIIVTSQQDIDSVTKTKGNDFSKIQGRFDTRLSLSSANVDEVIKKRILDKTTTAEQTLRILYEQKSTIIKNLIVFNDGVEKKLYANENDFALVYPFVPYQFNLLASVLTSIRTHGASGKHLSEGERSMIALFKESAMKLMGREHGALIPFNVFYDALHQFLDHSHKGVISRAADNSYINPDNEVECFNVNVLKTLFMIKYVKEITANTENITSLMISDIDTDRIALKKRVEEALKILVRQMLVQKNGDNYVFLTDEEQEINREIENQNVEMAEVISKASEIIFEDVFSDKKYRYPEHNGRYNFAYNQIVDDRPYKSNQNHDIGVRILTPGSDYSEDETTLRMMSGQGKEVLVVLPNDSAFLNELRSALKIEKYLRLTTSNKLAKFEQIKEAKRIEMRERNGNAKLFLQESMKNAAIYVNGDRAQIGAKEVSSRINEALGRLVSTVYHKLSYIDVVMNEANIRSLFKSTNQQSFTLEGGQEANAHAIHDVLSFIASNSSMHTKTSMKSIMDRFMKAPYGFVEDDVEWLVAKLFKNGDISLTLNGASITLLNKSDDEIVRYLTKKEYLEKLLTERRQQAGIEEKKAVREVMKELFGVSSINDDDDSIMQSFQSYSSSLINELDKYEIMYNNHYFPGKKTVTTGKGLLRAVVQIQSPSEFFKKVHSERDALLDFAEDFEPIKAFFSGEQKNIFENSLKLMKIYDESKTFIVSEKVEEYVADVNTILRKDVPYSDIPKLPDLLDRFKEAYMGVLTQMEGPILEAIADAKTRVFEVLDTKSYKDELKDRYLRLFTEIKDKATTCNNVATLQNIKVEADALKVRLLNEMAKKDQIIPPGPDPTPPPKKSKSISIKNVSRTSSWQIESAQDLDKYMSDLRAQIMKELDQDTIINIEF, from the coding sequence ATGTTTATTAAAGATATGTTTGTTAAGCCCATCGACCGAGACATTAAAGGGGTCATCAAAGTTGGCCAGGCCGATGATGAAAACATCAAGCAAGAGTTGGAAGAATATGTGGTGACCAGAGAGCTGCAAAAGCACTTTACTGATTTTTTTAGCAGCTATAAAAAGGGAATCAATGGGTCTACCGACAAAATGGGTGTCTGGATTTCCGGTTTCTTTGGAAGCGGTAAATCTCACTTCTTAAAGATCCTGTCTTATTTAATCGAAAACAAGGAAGTCAACGGCAAGAGAGCCCTTGACTATTTCATAGATGACAAGAAGATCATCGATCCGATGGTTCTAGCGGACATGAAGCTGGCAGCAACTGTGCCAACGGATGTCGTCCTGTTTAATATCGACTCTAAAAGCGAAATGGCGGGAAAACAGACAAAAGATGCCATTGTTTCTGTATTTCTCAAAGTCTTCAATGAAATGCAGGGCTTTTGTGGTTCCATCCCTGCACTTGCTGATCTGGAACGGCAGCTCACAGAGCGAGGAAAATACGACGAGTTTAAAACCAAATTCGAAGAAGAGTTTGGAAAGACATGGATAGATTCCAGAAACAAGTTTGATTTCATCCAGGACACCGTTGTGGATGTCCTCTCAGAGATGGACTTTATGAGCGAATCCGCTGCCCGCAACTGGTGCGAAAAGGCCATAGAACCTTACCAGATCAGTATTGAGAACTTCGCCAAAATGGTGAAAGAATATCTGGAACACAAAGGCCGCAATCATCACCTTGTTTTCTTGGTGGATGAGATTGGTCAGTACATAGGTGATGACTCCAAGCTGATGCTGAATCTTCAGACCGTTACAGAAGACCTGGGAACAGCTTGCCGTGGTAAGGTCTGGATCATCGTGACAAGCCAGCAGGATATTGATTCAGTTACCAAAACAAAAGGCAATGATTTTTCTAAGATTCAGGGACGTTTTGACACGCGTCTCTCCTTGTCGTCTGCCAACGTGGATGAAGTTATCAAAAAAAGAATTCTGGATAAAACAACTACTGCAGAACAAACCCTTAGAATCCTATATGAGCAAAAATCCACCATCATCAAAAATCTCATTGTCTTCAACGATGGCGTGGAGAAAAAACTTTATGCTAATGAGAATGACTTTGCCTTGGTATATCCCTTCGTGCCTTACCAGTTCAATTTGCTAGCCAGTGTCCTGACCTCCATCCGGACTCATGGTGCATCAGGAAAACACCTGTCTGAAGGTGAGCGTTCCATGATCGCCCTATTCAAGGAATCGGCTATGAAGCTGATGGGTCGGGAACATGGCGCCCTAATCCCCTTCAATGTGTTCTATGATGCCCTGCATCAATTCCTGGATCACAGCCACAAAGGAGTAATCTCTCGTGCAGCTGACAACAGTTATATAAATCCTGATAATGAAGTAGAATGCTTTAATGTCAATGTTCTAAAAACCCTGTTCATGATTAAGTACGTCAAAGAGATTACAGCAAACACGGAGAATATCACCAGTCTGATGATTTCTGACATTGATACCGATCGGATCGCATTAAAGAAACGCGTCGAAGAAGCCCTAAAAATCTTGGTTCGACAAATGCTGGTCCAGAAAAATGGCGACAACTATGTCTTCCTGACCGATGAAGAGCAAGAAATAAACAGGGAAATCGAAAACCAGAATGTTGAGATGGCTGAGGTCATCAGCAAAGCCTCGGAGATAATTTTCGAAGATGTTTTCAGCGATAAAAAATACCGATACCCGGAACACAATGGACGGTATAATTTCGCGTATAACCAGATCGTGGATGACCGACCTTACAAGTCGAACCAGAATCATGATATTGGCGTTCGCATCCTGACCCCTGGTTCTGACTACAGTGAAGATGAAACGACCCTTCGGATGATGTCAGGTCAGGGCAAAGAAGTTCTAGTGGTGCTGCCGAATGACTCTGCATTCTTAAATGAGTTGAGAAGCGCACTAAAAATAGAAAAATACTTAAGACTGACGACTTCCAATAAGCTTGCCAAATTCGAGCAGATCAAAGAAGCAAAGCGAATTGAGATGCGCGAAAGAAACGGCAATGCGAAGCTGTTCCTTCAGGAGTCCATGAAAAATGCTGCCATCTATGTCAATGGAGATCGTGCGCAGATTGGAGCGAAAGAGGTTTCTTCCCGCATCAATGAAGCTTTGGGACGATTAGTCTCCACCGTTTACCACAAGCTGTCCTATATCGATGTGGTCATGAATGAGGCGAATATTAGATCATTGTTCAAATCAACGAACCAGCAGTCATTTACCCTTGAAGGCGGACAGGAAGCTAACGCACATGCCATTCATGATGTGCTCAGTTTTATTGCCAGCAATTCATCCATGCATACCAAGACCTCCATGAAAAGCATCATGGATCGTTTTATGAAAGCACCCTATGGCTTTGTGGAAGACGATGTGGAATGGCTGGTGGCAAAGCTGTTTAAAAACGGAGACATTTCTTTGACATTGAATGGTGCCTCCATCACACTGTTGAACAAATCAGATGATGAAATCGTCCGTTACCTAACAAAAAAAGAATACTTGGAGAAGCTTCTTACAGAACGTCGCCAGCAGGCAGGTATTGAGGAGAAAAAAGCTGTTCGGGAGGTCATGAAGGAATTATTCGGCGTGTCCAGTATCAATGATGATGACGATTCCATCATGCAGTCTTTCCAAAGCTACAGCAGCAGCCTCATCAATGAGCTGGATAAGTATGAAATCATGTATAACAATCATTATTTTCCGGGAAAGAAAACCGTTACGACTGGTAAAGGACTGCTACGGGCGGTTGTCCAGATTCAATCCCCGTCGGAATTTTTCAAGAAGGTCCATTCTGAACGGGATGCATTGCTTGATTTTGCAGAAGATTTCGAGCCGATAAAAGCATTCTTCTCCGGAGAGCAAAAAAATATTTTTGAGAACTCCTTAAAACTCATGAAAATCTATGATGAGAGTAAGACATTTATTGTCAGCGAAAAGGTTGAAGAATACGTCGCGGATGTTAATACCATTCTGAGGAAAGATGTACCTTATAGCGATATCCCTAAACTTCCTGATCTTCTGGATCGTTTCAAGGAAGCCTACATGGGTGTTTTGACTCAAATGGAAGGACCGATACTGGAAGCCATAGCAGATGCGAAAACGAGAGTGTTTGAGGTTCTCGATACGAAGTCCTATAAGGATGAGCTGAAAGACCGATACCTCAGACTATTTACGGAGATTAAAGATAAGGCAACCACCTGCAACAACGTAGCAACGCTTCAGAATATAAAAGTTGAAGCGGATGCACTGAAGGTTAGGCTGCTCAATGAGATGGCCAAGAAAGATCAGATTATACCTCCTGGTCCAGACCCAACACCTCCACCTAAAAAAAGCAAGAGTATCAGCATCAAGAATGTCAGCCGGACTTCGTCCTGGCAGATCGAGTCTGCACAGGATTTGGATAAGTACATGAGTGATTTACGGGCACAGATCATGAAAGAACTTGATCAGGACACCATCATAAACATTGAGTTTTAA